The window aaaagagcagcagcagcagcgagcactCCCCTGCTTCAGCAGGCGTGGGGGTGCGAAAAGCGCGTGTCGCACGGCACGCTGCTTCCGTCATCGCCCTTCCTCTGGGTGTCCGCCGGTGCGCACCGGCTACTTTCTCGGGCTtcgtcctctcctccccgGCGCCATCGGCACCTCCTGtagaagaaaaaaagaagtgcAACGGAGCTGAAGCGCAGCCCACACTCAggcacgcactcgcacgcCCCACTGTGCGCTAGCAATAAGGcaggaaaaggagaaaagggtGGTGCACAGACCCCTCGCAACAGTCCCACGCAGCAGTGCGAGTGGACACACAGCAGACGCGCATGGGTGTGCGCAAAgaccgcccccccccaccctctctcgcacaccGATGAAGGGGCGGAAGCAAGGTGAATAACGCACAGAGAGCGGTGGAGGGAGGATGGAGACGCACCCTCTGCTCGCGCACTCCTCACGGCTTGACAATGGGCCCCTTGAGGGCAAAGTGGATCGCCTTCGGCTCCGTGTACATGTCGATGACTTCCTTGCCCAGCTCCCGACCAATGCCGCTCTGCTTGAAGCCGCCAAACGGCATGGAGACGCAGAAGTCGTTCCAGGTGTTCACCCACACCGTGCCGGCGTTGAGGTATGTCGAATAGCGGAGCGCAGTGTCCATGCTGCGCGTACAGATGCCAGCAGCCAGCCCGTAGATACTGTTGTTCGCGCGCTTCACGGCCTCGTCCATGTCCTTGAACTTCATCACGCACGTTACGGGGCCAAAGATCTCCTCCTTGCAGATCCGCATGTCCTCCTTCACTTCCGAAAATATGGTCGGCTGCACGAAATAGCCCTTGTCGCCGATCCTCTTGCCGCCAGTCACCACCGTCGCGCCAGCCTTCACACCGTCCTCGATGTACATGAGCACCCGCTCGTGCTGCTTCTTCGACACCAATGGGCCCATGTTGTTCGCCGTGTCGTTGCCTGGTCCCACCCTGCGCGCCTCCGCGTTCTTGCGCAGACGCGACACGAACTCGTCGTACACAGACTCGTGTACATAAatgcgcgacgacgccgtgcaCACCTGGCCCGTGTTGAAGTAGACACCGGTCGTCGcgacctgcgccgcctcctccaagTCGGCGTCCTCGCACACGATCAGCGCAGACTTGCCGCCAAGCTCCAGAGACACCTTCTTCAGGTTGGTCTCCGCCGCCATCCGCATCACCTGGTGGCCAACAGCTGTCGAGCCCGTAAAGGCAACCTTGTCCACGTCCATGTGGCGCGCAATATCCGCGCCTGCGGTCGCGCCGAAGCCCGGCAAGATGTTCAGCACGCCGTCCGGGTATCCAGCCTCCATCGCCATCTCGccaaggcgcagcgcactcaGCGGCGTCTGCTCCGCGGGCTTCAGCACAACCGTGTTGCCCAATGCAAGTGCAGGGCTGAGCTTGAACGCAGCCATCAGAAGCGGGAAGTTCCAAGGGATGATCTGGCCGCACACGCCGATTGGCTGGCGCTTCACAATGCCGAGGAAGTTGCcagagcgcggcggcacggaGCCATTCACCTTGTCCGCGAGTCCAGCGCAGTACCGGAAGCACTCCACCGAAAGCGCCACGTCCACGTTCAGTGCCACCTCGTACGGCTTGCCATTGTCCAGgctctccagcgcagccATCTCTTTGCTGTTCTTCTCCAGGATGTCCGCCAGGCGCAGCATCAGATTGCGGCGCCAGTGGCCGTCGGTCATGCGGAAGGACTCAAAGGCGTGGCGGGCAGCCTTCACGGCAAGGTCCACGTCTGCCTTTTCGGCCTCCGCGACGTTCGCAATCACCTTTTCATCCGCGGGGTTCACAACCTCGAATGTCTTACCAGATACCGCCGGCACGAACTTGCCGTTGA is drawn from Leishmania infantum JPCM5 genome chromosome 25 and contains these coding sequences:
- the ALDH2 gene encoding aldehyde dehydrogenase, mitochondrial precursor; the encoded protein is MLRATLTRLEMAPKVTHIQDKLLINGKFVPAVSGKTFEVVNPADEKVIANVAEAEKADVDLAVKAARHAFESFRMTDGHWRRNLMLRLADILEKNSKEMAALESLDNGKPYEVALNVDVALSVECFRYCAGLADKVNGSVPPRSGNFLGIVKRQPIGVCGQIIPWNFPLLMAAFKLSPALALGNTVVLKPAEQTPLSALRLGEMAMEAGYPDGVLNILPGFGATAGADIARHMDVDKVAFTGSTAVGHQVMRMAAETNLKKVSLELGGKSALIVCEDADLEEAAQVATTGVYFNTGQVCTASSRIYVHESVYDEFVSRLRKNAEARRVGPGNDTANNMGPLVSKKQHERVLMYIEDGVKAGATVVTGGKRIGDKGYFVQPTIFSEVKEDMRICKEEIFGPVTCVMKFKDMDEAVKRANNSIYGLAAGICTRSMDTALRYSTYLNAGTVWVNTWNDFCVSMPFGGFKQSGIGRELGKEVIDMYTEPKAIHFALKGPIVKP